Part of the Scomber japonicus isolate fScoJap1 chromosome 6, fScoJap1.pri, whole genome shotgun sequence genome, taaaaacacactatgATCAAAAAGTCCACCTGTTCAGAGTAGTACGAGCTGAGATCATATTTTAAGTTTATGTCAGGAAAACAAAGATTTACAACCTCTTACAGCTTTCTCCATGTTTGACTTTTAGAtttcctctttaaaatgaaTCCTGCCCATCAAAAATCAATATTCAATACTAAACTGTGACTCTGCCTCAGTAAGACAGTCACATGTCTTCGTTACAGTCTGCATCTCCTCTGTACAGTTTACAGCCAAAAGCTGCGACTGTTTCTAAACCTGTCTGCTCTCTGCATCCTTTCGCTTTTACTCTTTACCTTTCCTCAACCTATCTTCTCCTccaccttttgtttttttttgccacttgtTCCTCTGCATCGCCTCATCCACACCCCTTCAACCTTGGCGTCTCTCTAGCATACGAGCCAATCTGATGACTCAGAGGTGGAGAACATTTTGCACGACCCTCACCACCACGGAGGGCAAGACCACCAAccccaccaccatcatcatcatcatggccaCGAGCCTCATGATGCAGACAGGGAAGCTGAGGGCGAAGACCGCCCCCACACCCCGTCTTATTTGCGCCCCCCTGTGGCGGGTATGGCGCAGTCGGATTCGTGTTCAGACCCCAGTTTGCCGCAGAGCAGAAGTGTGGAGTTTGACTTGCCGTACCCCGTCAGTCCCGACCCCAGGCCCAAAAGCCCCTGGGGTCGATTTGACCCTTACAACAATAATGAGGTAACACAGAGAGGCTCAGCCAGGAAATCCAGAGGCGACGAACCAGATCTTTGTGGTTTAGTTCTGCTTTTCATGCCCATGTTGTTTGTGTGCACTTCCTCAGACTGTCTGATACAAGATTGTGTACAAGCCTAATTGTtgtgatgtgatttaaaaaaaaaaggatgactGATGTTCATCTGGTGGAAAAGGTTTTTATTGATGGCAGTGTTTCATTTtgcttgtgttgtgttgttgactTCAGGTGCCAAATGTTGGGTTAAAAATAAACAGGACAACCAAATCTTGTGGTTAATTACAAAACtgaacaattatttttttacaaagcTCTGTGTATACctgaaatattctttttttcttaactcATTTTTAGGACCAGGACAAGGAGTATGTAGGTTTTGCAACGCTGCCAAACCAAGTGCACCGCAAGTCAGTCAAGAAGGGATTTGACTTCACCCTCATGGTGGCAGGTAAATCCCCGTCTGCACATTAGCAGACATTTGATCTTAAGCCCATTTTTGCCTGAAGAGACCGCTAATCACAAAGTTTAAGCtcgctctttttctctttgttgttcTTTGTTTGAAGGGGAGTCCGGTCTGGGAAAGTCCACCCTGGTCAACAGTCTGTTTCTCACAGATCTTTACAAAGATAGGAAGCTGCTCAATGCTGAAGGTGAGGAAGCCACATCTTTTgatatctatatatttttatcataaTATAACAAAGCTGATATTTAAATTGATATTTAAATTGTCCCATCTTCAGAGCGAATCACACAAACAGTAGAAATCACGAAACACACAGTGGATATAGAAGAAAAAGGCGTCAAACTGAAGCTAACCATTGTGGACACCCCTGGGTTCGGAGATGCTGTAAACAACACTGAATGGTAAAAATCCTTCATGAATAAAAGTCAAATAGATCAAACTGTGACTCCTCTCAGGGCACAGCTGGATAACctcattttaaaagtaatgtgCAGCAGCTCAGCGTTGCCTTAGAGACTGAATgtccctgtgtgtttgtgctctagCTGGAAGTCAGTGGCTGACTACATCGACCAGCAGTTCGAGCAGTACTTCAGGGACGAGAGCGGCCTCAACCGCAAGAACATCCAGGACAACCGTGTGCACTGCTGCCTCTATTTCATCTCACCCTTCGGTCACGGGTATGACAAAGCTGCACCTCTCATATACAGACTATtaacctcctctctctctacttctaCTCTGCTCCTAATAATAAACCTCTTACTGCAGTGTGAATGACTGTGCTTGTGTTTGCATCAAAACAGAGAGCGAGCATGAAAGCCAGTTTCAATTTCACTCATGTATCAGATCAGCTAACTCATTCACAGCTTTTGCCTTGCGCACAAAGCCGGCTGAGTAATGAAGATTTACTGTGAATATCTAGCACACCGGTATTTTCTTAAGGTGGATTCAGCTCCATGAATTGTTAATGCAGCAGGGTCTCTCAGAGTTAAAGCAGTTCTCAGCTGCCTTCAGGTGAATTTACATCCAGCGCAGTGCTTTCGCTCCAATCAATTGTTTCTGCTGAGTGCTGATGTGGTACTATCCAGTTCATTTGTGCACATGCACTGATCCACATCAGTGTGCTTATTACAGAAGAAATCTGCCATAAACCTGGAAGTTAATGCTTCAGTGCATCTCACAGTCACAGTGATGGAGAAACTGCTCCCTCTGCTGATGAGTCACAGTCATTACATAGTAGAGTAAACCTCTGCCACCACTGATCAAACATCCAGCTGACTCTCACAGCCACACATCATCTTACAgcttaaatgtatgtatgtatgtgaaaTCAGTGTATTTATGCTGCCAGTATACATTTTCTTATCAGGTCTGTGTCTTTGTTGATTCAGCTGCTTCACAATTAGACTAAAGAAGGGCAGGAAAAAATATATGTCTGTCTGATGCAGCTATCACCTCCTACTGTGtctcactgtactgtacatgtatgtatgtgttgtctttttttctagCCTTCGGCCTCTGGATGTGGAATTTATGAAAGCCCTGCATGAGAAAGTCAACATCGTCCCCATCTTGGCCAAAGCAGACACGCTCACCCCGAGTGAggtcaagaaaaagaaaatcaaggCAAGTCTTATTCTGGTTGATGAATTGATTTAAACATAAATTACACTGCATAGTAAAGAAATTCCCTTTTATTAGTTTCTTGGCGCAGTGATACACAGTCTCCACTTGTGTCACATGTTTTGACTCTGcactctctcctctgtgtggTTCCCTGCAGATCAGAGAGGAGATTGATCAGTACGGTATCAAGATATACCAATTCCCCGACTGCGACTCTGATGAGGACGAAGAGTTTAAACAGCAGGACCACGAGCTGAAGGTGAGAGCAGAAGTTGACCGatgtcttttcctcctttcttcctgttgTCTTTTCTACAGTTTGGGCTCTCAAGCTTTTGAATCAGCTCTGcactttgtttgtgtgtctgcatccAAATGTTTTCAGTGCAATGAAAATCAATGCATCAACATCAAGACTTCAAGAGTTGTTAATAGATGATTGGAAATAGAAACGACATTGAAACAACAGACACTTCCTGATAATTACataaagtttcatttttaattcattcatagCAGGATGCTGATATGGGTCACATGAAACACATCACTACTCTTCCTTGTAGAGTAGATGCCATCAGTACTGTAATGATGCTGATGAATGAATATATAAGTCATATGACCTTGACTGTGTACTACGGACTACACAGTCTTAATGAGtcagtctgtctctgctgtcctcACACTGTCACTCACTTATAAAAGCATCACATTAAAAATTTAAAGAGTTAGAGTTAGAAAATGAATCAAGTTataatttatgtttaaaaatatgtgttGAAGCTTTATATGTGAGGGAGCAGACATGAGGACTGTTACAAAGGCAcgtaaaatataaacacatctGCACTGCACCATTCTGTGCTGCATCCAACCATCCAAACCCACAGACTCATCCACACCCTCTACTCTCCACAGCTTAATGAAACAATGCAATGATTTGTTAATTTTATGACCCtttctgtcccccccccccccataaggAAAGCATTCCTTTTGCAGTAATTGGAAGCAACACAGTGGTGGAGGCCAAAGGCAAGAGGGTGCGAGGCCGTCTGTACCCCTGGGGCATCGTAGAAGGTAAGTCCCCTCTTCAAGTCTGTCCCGAGTTTAAGTTTTTAGAGTCTGGACGAAgctgtgtgtattttatatttaggtACATAAAGTTAAATTGTGTGATGACGCTTGGCTTGACCCATGTATTTTTTCCTGCAGGCAGTAGTGATTCAATGTTAGTAGATTGTTCAATTTGATCTTGACGCTGTGATTCACAGTGGAGAACTCGGCACACTGTGATTTCGTGAAGCTGAGGAACATGCTCGTTCGCACGCACATGCAAGACCTGAAGGACGTGACCCGGGAGACCCACTACGAGAACTACAGAGCCCAGTGCATCCAGAGCATGACCCGCATGGTTGTGAAGGAACGCAACCGCAAgtacgacacacacacaaagatcaACAGCACTTATTTTTGCAAAATATTAGACATTCAGGTATTAAGATAAAACGTATATACCATATAAATTTATATCCTTGGAattgaaatgttatttaatgttttaggTTTAGGTTAGAAGTTTTCCTACATTTATCCTCACAGGCACAAACATTTTAGCTACATTAGTGTCACAACTCTGTGGATGTCGATtattggtccagactgaaataactCTTTGATTGATTGCCATTAAACTTTCTACAATCATTCATCTGCTTAGGTGGTTGCTATGGGCTCTAATGTATAACCTCAACACGCTCAACAAGGTTACACTGCAGTGTGATTTTTTTGCTACTTGAACGTTATGGaaagttagtcttttttttcacttattttttattgattttaagatttatacacagaaacaaggtataaactttttcttcacaatcatctagacaccaaaaaaaacaaaaaaacccatatcAATAACcaaaagtaaattaaaaggaaaaataaataaataaataaaataaaataaatacaaataataataataaaaaaataagtaaataaaaaaaaaaaaaaaagaatgaataaaaaaagaaaagacaacaaaaaactaACACAAAAATACCCACACAATGTCAATAAGTAAGTGGCAGGTTAGTCTTGATTCACGTAGCCAAGTTTAAGGCATTCAAACACTTCACCTCATCATTTGAACCTCACCCTTTGT contains:
- the septin4b gene encoding septin 4b; protein product: MAGSLGVLLLSTPFSLSLLHVCAPFWLEIAECTVAPVAMEESDHEVHSSSDEQDPPCPAPPNYGSDDDAEQHTSQSDDSEVENILHDPHHHGGQDHQPHHHHHHHGHEPHDADREAEGEDRPHTPSYLRPPVAGMAQSDSCSDPSLPQSRSVEFDLPYPVSPDPRPKSPWGRFDPYNNNEDQDKEYVGFATLPNQVHRKSVKKGFDFTLMVAGESGLGKSTLVNSLFLTDLYKDRKLLNAEERITQTVEITKHTVDIEEKGVKLKLTIVDTPGFGDAVNNTECWKSVADYIDQQFEQYFRDESGLNRKNIQDNRVHCCLYFISPFGHGLRPLDVEFMKALHEKVNIVPILAKADTLTPSEVKKKKIKIREEIDQYGIKIYQFPDCDSDEDEEFKQQDHELKESIPFAVIGSNTVVEAKGKRVRGRLYPWGIVEVENSAHCDFVKLRNMLVRTHMQDLKDVTRETHYENYRAQCIQSMTRMVVKERNRNKLTRESGTDFPIPMVPDMTDSDTEKLIREKDEELRRMQEMLQRIQDQMHTQKEAY